GCCCGGTAGAGCTTGTTTTCCCCGCCGAAGATCACGTCCAATTCCTGGAGGTCGGTGGAGAAGCTCAGGCGGTGCAGTTCCGGACCTGACGACAGCGCCCCCCGGATGTCCCAGGTGTAGGCGGCGCAGCCGATGGGGCCATGCACCAGGTGCAGGGCGTCGGCGATTGGGTAAAGCACCACCCGGGAACCGCAGAAGACGCAGGCCCGCTGGCTCACCGCCCCCGCCAGGCTCTCCTTGTCGCACTCCATGGCAAAGGGGGCCTCCCCCTTGCGGTGGATCTGGTCCTGGAGTTCTTCAAAAATTCCTGATTTCATGGGCTTTCCTATTTGCCGGTAAATTTTCCGGCAATTTCGAGGCGGGTTTGCAACCCGCCCCTGCCAGCGGCTGCTGGGGCTCAGTCCACCAAATACTCCTTGGCCGGGCCACCGTTTTCCAAGGCGTCCAGGATGGCGTCGATGGCGCCTTCACCGTCCACTCCCTGGTACCAATACCCCTGCGGATAGACCAAGACTACCGGCCCTTTTTCGCAGAGCTTCAAACAACCGGTGCTGGACACCATGACGTTGTCCAGGCCGCGGTCCGCCAGTTCCGATTCCAAGTAACCCAAGAGCTCCGGGGCGTTTTTCTTGATGCACTTGCCCTTGGGCTCCAGGCCCCGGAAACTCATACACACGAAGATATGATGTTCAGGTTTTTCCATGATAATTGTCCTTTCTCCAAAAATGTGGCGCCGCCGCCTCGGCGGCGCGTTAACCGCCGGGGCGGCGGTTCTACATGACTAATTCAAAGCTCTCCTCCGGGGCATCCCGGTCCTGGCGGTCCAGCAGGGCGTCCAGGATCTTTTCCAGAAGGCGCAAGCCCCCCCGGTAGCCCACGGTGGGGAAGTAGCTGTGGCCGACGCGGTCCATGATGGGAAAACCGAACCGTACCAAGGGGATGTCTTCATCCCGGGCGATGTATTTCATGTAGGTGTTACCCATGAGCAGGTCCACCGGGTCGTTTCTGATCCACTGGTGCAGCAGGAACATGTCGCCGGAGCTCTTGACGTTGACCGGATGGGGCACGTCTTTGGTGATCTCCCTGATCCGGGCCTCGAACTTCTTGCCCGGAGTGCCGGTAACGATATGAATGGGCCACATGTCGATGGATACCAAGAACTCGGTGAGGGAGATCAGTTGATCCGGGTCCCCCGCCAGAGCCACCTTGCGGCCATAGAAATACTGCTGCATATCGGTGATGACGTCCAGGAGCTGGCCCCGCTCGATATTGATCGAGTCGGGCACCGTTACCCCGGCAATCCTTCTTAAAGTGTCGATGAAGGTGTCGGTGGCCGCGAGCCCAATGGGCAGGTTCAGGATTTCACAGGGCACCTTGCACTTGGTGTCCAGGGTCCTGGCAGCCAGCCCGGACGCCAGGGGGCCTAAGGCCACCGTACCCATACTGCTGCCGGCCTCGATCAACTCCGGAATCGTGGTGCCCCCGGCGGGAAACATATGGTACTTGCCGGTTTGGGGACCGTTCATCACCTTGGAGGTGTCGGGGAACATGATGATGGGCACTCCCAGTTCCCCGGCCAGGCGCTTGATCTCTTCCATGTCGCACGGTTCCACGTAGCCGGGAATAATATTGATGCGATTTTCCTTGTGGCCGTTGGCCTGGGCGAAGTAGTCCACCATGCCCTTGACCATGTTGGCAAAGCCGGTGACATGCGACCCCACGTAGCTGGGAGTATTGGCATGAATGACGTATTTCCCCGGCGGGATCTTGCCCTCATCCCTGGCCTTGGCGACGATCTGAGGGATGTCGTCCCCGATGGTCTCCGACAGGCAGGTGGTATGGACCGCAATGACGTCCGGCTCATAAACCGTGAAAATATTGTTAATGGCCTGGAGCAGGTTAGCCTGCCCTCCGAACACGGAGGCGCCTTCGGTGAAGGCCGAGGTCGCCGCGATCGCCGGCTCCTTGTAGTGCCGGCTCAGGGTGCTGCGGTGGTAGGCATAGCACCCCTGGGATCCGTGGCTGTGGGGCAGGCAACTATGGATGCCCAAGGCCGCGTACATGGCCCCGATGGGCTGACAGGTCTTGGCCGGGTTAATGGTCAAGGCCGAGCGTTCCGTGATTTTATCTGGTGTATGTCTCAGTAACATGTCTTTATCCTCTTTGCGCCTTTGCGACTTTGCGTGAGCATCTTCCTCTCGCCAAGACGCCAAGGCGCCAAGGCCGGTTGATTAGGCTCATTCCCACGCATATTTGGCAGCCAGTTCGGGATTCTCCTGCCAGGGCGCCTTCATGCATTTCCACACCTTGCTGTTGACCATGCGGTCGATCTCCCGATAGAAGTTGATGGCGCCTTGAAAGGCGGCGTACGGGCCGCTGTAGTCGTAACTGTGGAGTTGCTTCATGGGCACGCCGCTCTTTTGAATGATGTACTTTTCCTTGATCCCGCCGCAGACAATGTCTGGCCGGTAGAGTTCGATGAGGCGCTCGGTTTCGAACTGGCTGATATCGTCAATGACCAGGGCGCCATTATCCATCTCCGGCATCATGCCCTCGTATTCCTTAAAGGTGAGGCCGGCTTTTTCCAACCTGGCCAAGCCCGCTTCGTTTAACCTGGGGCGGAAGCGGTTGGGGTCCGGTTCCACGTGCAGTTCTTCAATGTTGCGGCTGTCCGCGTCCACCTTGAGGCCGGGCAAAACCCGCCGGCCTTCGTAGTCATCCCGGTGGGCGAACTCATAGCCCGCGGCAACGGTCTCCATGCCGATTTCTTTGAAAAGCTCCTGATAATGATGCGCCCGGGAGCCACCCACGAAAAGCATGGCCTTTTTGCCCATGGTCTTGGGTTTAATTTCCTCGCGCGCCTGTTCCACTGCTGGCATCTCCCGGGCGATGACCGCCTCGACCCGCTCGGTCAATTCAGGATCGTCAAAATAACTGGCGATCTTCCTCAGGGACTTGGCCGTGGCCTCGGCCCCGATGAAATTGATCTTGATCCAGGGGATGCCGAATTTCGTTTCCATCATCTCGGCCACATAGTTAATGGAGCGGTGGCACATGATGAGATTCAGGTCCGCGGTGTGGGAATTGGCAAAATAGTCATAGCTGGAGTTGCCGCTGAAGGTGGAAATCAGCGTGAAGCCGCAGTCCTCGAAGAGGCGCTCGATCTCAAAGGCATCGCCGCCGATGTTATATTCCCCCAGCAGGTTGATTTTGAACTTGCCTTCCTTCACCGTGTCGTCCAGACCCACCACGTGTTTGAAAATACCGTTGTTGGCGATGTGGTGGCCCGCAGACTGACTTACACCTTTGTAGCCCTCGCAACTGAAGCCGAAGACGTTGCAATCGCCGAATTTTTCTTTCATCTCCCGGGCCACCGCGTGCACGTCGTCACCGATGAGGCCTACGGGACAGGTTGAGAAGATGCCGATGGCCTTGGGCTTGAAGAGGTCATAAGCCTCTTGCACCGCCTGCTTCAGTTTCTTCTCGCCGCCGAAGACGATCTGCTCTTCCTGCATGTCCGTGGAAAAACAGTAGGTCATAAAGTTATGGTCTTCCGGGCTTGGGGGCTTGGTCTGATTCCGGCGGGTCAGCCAGGAATAGAAGCCGCAGCCGATGGGACCGTGAGTGATGTTAACGATGTCCCGGGTAGGGCCTAAGACCACGCCTTTACAGCCGGCATAGGTGCAGCCCCGCTGGGAGATGATGCCGGGGATGGTCCTGACGTTGGAGGCGATCTCCGGCACGCAGCTATCCGGGTCAACTTCATTGATCACGATCTGCTTGGCCCGCTTGCGGGCGACTTTGGTGGGATATTTGCTGAGCAACTCTTTTTTGACTTCCTCAGCATTGATATCCAGCACCAAAGCATTCAGGTCTTCCGGTGTTAAAGTAGCCATGTTCCTTCTCCATTGGTGGCACAGGCTTTCCAGCCTATGCGGGCGCAGGTTATTTGTAAGGGCCTGCGTTACCAAAATACCTTTCGTGGTTATGTCAAACTTCGTCCAAGACCTGGTCGCCGGACTCTCCGGTACGCACCCGGACGGAATCCATAAGGGGCATAACGAAGATCTTGCCGTCTCCGGATTTACCGGTGCGATTCACCGCGATGATGGTCTTCACCGTCTTTGACACCAGCCGGTCCGGCACCGCAATAAAGAAGATGCGCTTGGGGATCAGGCGCTGGCTCTGGCCCAATTGCGCCACGGCCTCTTCGTAGCCTTTTTCCGCCCCTTCCAGCAGGGTCAGGTCAACCAGACCCTTACCCCGGCCCAGCGCATCCCGGGCGGTCATGGAGGAGATACCCGCGTCCGCCAGGGCCTTTTTGGTCTTGTTCATCATATTGATGCGCACGATGGCCATGATCTCTTTCATATCTTGACCTCTTCCAGCTCGCCGGCGCCGCTCTCCTTGATGCCGGAGCTGATGGTG
This DNA window, taken from Desulfobaccales bacterium, encodes the following:
- a CDS encoding (2Fe-2S) ferredoxin domain-containing protein — its product is MEKPEHHIFVCMSFRGLEPKGKCIKKNAPELLGYLESELADRGLDNVMVSSTGCLKLCEKGPVVLVYPQGYWYQGVDGEGAIDAILDALENGGPAKEYLVD
- a CDS encoding P-II family nitrogen regulator; this encodes MKEIMAIVRINMMNKTKKALADAGISSMTARDALGRGKGLVDLTLLEGAEKGYEEAVAQLGQSQRLIPKRIFFIAVPDRLVSKTVKTIIAVNRTGKSGDGKIFVMPLMDSVRVRTGESGDQVLDEV
- the nifD gene encoding nitrogenase molybdenum-iron protein alpha chain, yielding MATLTPEDLNALVLDINAEEVKKELLSKYPTKVARKRAKQIVINEVDPDSCVPEIASNVRTIPGIISQRGCTYAGCKGVVLGPTRDIVNITHGPIGCGFYSWLTRRNQTKPPSPEDHNFMTYCFSTDMQEEQIVFGGEKKLKQAVQEAYDLFKPKAIGIFSTCPVGLIGDDVHAVAREMKEKFGDCNVFGFSCEGYKGVSQSAGHHIANNGIFKHVVGLDDTVKEGKFKINLLGEYNIGGDAFEIERLFEDCGFTLISTFSGNSSYDYFANSHTADLNLIMCHRSINYVAEMMETKFGIPWIKINFIGAEATAKSLRKIASYFDDPELTERVEAVIAREMPAVEQAREEIKPKTMGKKAMLFVGGSRAHHYQELFKEIGMETVAAGYEFAHRDDYEGRRVLPGLKVDADSRNIEELHVEPDPNRFRPRLNEAGLARLEKAGLTFKEYEGMMPEMDNGALVIDDISQFETERLIELYRPDIVCGGIKEKYIIQKSGVPMKQLHSYDYSGPYAAFQGAINFYREIDRMVNSKVWKCMKAPWQENPELAAKYAWE
- the nifK gene encoding nitrogenase molybdenum-iron protein subunit beta — translated: MLLRHTPDKITERSALTINPAKTCQPIGAMYAALGIHSCLPHSHGSQGCYAYHRSTLSRHYKEPAIAATSAFTEGASVFGGQANLLQAINNIFTVYEPDVIAVHTTCLSETIGDDIPQIVAKARDEGKIPPGKYVIHANTPSYVGSHVTGFANMVKGMVDYFAQANGHKENRINIIPGYVEPCDMEEIKRLAGELGVPIIMFPDTSKVMNGPQTGKYHMFPAGGTTIPELIEAGSSMGTVALGPLASGLAARTLDTKCKVPCEILNLPIGLAATDTFIDTLRRIAGVTVPDSINIERGQLLDVITDMQQYFYGRKVALAGDPDQLISLTEFLVSIDMWPIHIVTGTPGKKFEARIREITKDVPHPVNVKSSGDMFLLHQWIRNDPVDLLMGNTYMKYIARDEDIPLVRFGFPIMDRVGHSYFPTVGYRGGLRLLEKILDALLDRQDRDAPEESFELVM